In Streptomyces nojiriensis, one genomic interval encodes:
- a CDS encoding lipopolysaccharide biosynthesis protein, translated as MIETNRPAAAPVDDEPDLLRDQFRQLLRYRRLIGAGIGIGLLGGVYLGISTADTYVATADVVLRAPTDDPFNPSLAPDKAINIGSERQVALSSSIANEAAKKLGVDASGFAALRSGLQVTNPPQTMVLRFTYTADSAKEAAKRANTMTEAYLTKRQEALDATRDKMVKGYKEQRDPIAKQLDELSKEIARMPAGAGRDAASSSKTDLQSEVGGYNTKITKLEALDMTPGRVTSAATAPTATDGPGIVMSLALGAAVGLALGLLAAWVRLVFDPAPRSEGDVARALRAPVLGYLPRDRMGGGPLLAAGEADPRLAEEYRSVAFRLAYDSRFADRRRLLVVAPRGSSETAAAVAVNLAASFAETGKDVLLIEADLRTPVLASQLPTDAGGRPRWSQTPGSPNQGGRHSDTEWPDGRQLVVDAGESGSFDLIPGERARNVPRSLTSARATRLISEADSPNSTVVVLAPPVLSYADALALVDRVDGVLVVCDPRAVHRTDLSRIRELISGAGGTVLGAVLHAPLPGEKRGRNKDKAGPAPTGPAGGPGTPAKPGRTAAQPQPIPYEVAEPEQHIPGDGTDTVALRTVRMGRR; from the coding sequence GTGATCGAGACGAACCGCCCTGCAGCGGCACCGGTCGACGACGAACCCGATCTCCTCAGAGATCAGTTCCGGCAGCTCCTGCGCTACCGCAGGCTCATCGGCGCGGGCATCGGGATCGGTCTGCTGGGCGGCGTCTACCTCGGCATCTCCACGGCCGACACCTATGTCGCGACCGCCGACGTCGTCCTGCGCGCCCCCACCGACGACCCGTTCAACCCGAGCCTCGCCCCGGACAAGGCGATCAACATCGGCTCGGAGCGCCAGGTCGCGCTCAGCTCCTCCATAGCCAACGAGGCGGCGAAGAAGCTCGGCGTGGACGCGTCCGGCTTCGCCGCCCTGCGCAGCGGGCTCCAGGTCACCAACCCGCCGCAGACCATGGTGCTGCGCTTCACGTACACCGCGGACTCCGCCAAGGAGGCCGCCAAGCGCGCCAACACGATGACCGAGGCCTACCTGACGAAGCGGCAGGAGGCGCTCGACGCCACCCGCGACAAGATGGTCAAGGGGTACAAGGAGCAGCGCGACCCGATCGCCAAGCAGCTCGACGAGCTGTCGAAGGAGATCGCCCGGATGCCCGCCGGCGCCGGACGCGACGCCGCCAGCTCCTCCAAGACCGACCTGCAGAGCGAGGTCGGCGGCTACAACACCAAGATCACCAAGCTTGAGGCCCTGGACATGACCCCGGGCCGCGTCACCAGCGCCGCGACCGCGCCCACCGCCACCGACGGGCCCGGCATCGTCATGTCGCTCGCGCTCGGCGCGGCCGTCGGCCTCGCACTCGGCCTGCTGGCCGCCTGGGTCCGCCTCGTCTTCGACCCGGCGCCGCGCTCCGAGGGCGATGTCGCCCGGGCCCTGCGCGCCCCCGTCCTCGGCTACCTGCCCCGGGACCGGATGGGCGGCGGACCGCTGCTCGCCGCCGGCGAGGCCGATCCCCGGCTCGCCGAGGAGTACCGCTCGGTGGCCTTCCGCCTCGCCTACGACTCCCGCTTCGCCGACCGGCGCCGCCTGCTCGTCGTCGCCCCGCGCGGCAGCAGCGAGACCGCCGCCGCGGTGGCCGTGAACCTCGCCGCCTCCTTCGCGGAGACCGGCAAGGACGTCCTCCTCATCGAGGCCGACCTGCGCACCCCGGTCCTGGCCAGCCAGCTGCCGACGGACGCCGGCGGCAGGCCGCGCTGGAGCCAGACCCCGGGCAGCCCGAACCAGGGCGGCCGCCACTCCGACACCGAATGGCCCGACGGACGCCAGCTCGTCGTGGACGCCGGGGAGTCCGGGTCCTTCGACCTCATCCCGGGCGAGCGGGCGCGCAACGTCCCGCGCTCGCTGACCTCGGCCCGCGCCACCCGGCTGATCTCCGAGGCCGACTCCCCCAACTCCACGGTCGTCGTGCTCGCTCCGCCCGTGCTCTCCTACGCCGACGCCCTCGCCCTCGTCGACCGCGTCGACGGCGTCCTGGTCGTCTGCGACCCGCGCGCCGTGCACCGCACCGACCTGTCCCGGATCCGCGAGCTGATCAGCGGCGCCGGCGGCACCGTGCTCGGCGCGGTGCTGCACGCACCGCTGCCCGGCGAGAAGCGCGGCCGCAACAAGGACAAGGCCGGCCCGGCGCCCACCGGCCCCGCCGGGGGTCCCGGGACCCCCGCGAAGCCCGGGCGGACCGCGGCGCAGCCCCAGCCGATCCCGTACGAGGTGGCCGAGCCCGAACAGCACATCCCCGGTGACGGCACCGACACCGTCGCGCTGCGCACCGTCCGCATGGGCCGCAGATGA
- a CDS encoding CDP-alcohol phosphatidyltransferase family protein, giving the protein MGRVTTALQELRGAQKSAKGVSLYSRFVNRPTGRYLAAGSYALGLTPNQVTLISAAFSFAAVAAVALAAPSWGLGIAVWAALAVGFAFDSADGQLARLRGGGSAAGEWLDHVVDAAKLTALHSCVLIAIYRFPDAYGTGADGWLLVPLGFQFAAVVTFFGGLLTEKLKPKPAPGSPAAAPSTARAVALLPVDYGVFCLVFLLLGGGKLFVWAYAGLGVVAALFLLAFLAKWFRELSAVRR; this is encoded by the coding sequence ATGGGCAGAGTCACGACCGCGCTGCAGGAACTGCGCGGGGCGCAGAAGTCGGCGAAGGGGGTGTCGCTCTACTCCCGGTTCGTCAACCGGCCCACCGGGCGGTACCTGGCCGCCGGTTCGTACGCGCTGGGGCTCACCCCGAACCAGGTGACGCTGATCAGTGCCGCCTTCAGCTTCGCCGCCGTGGCCGCGGTCGCGCTGGCCGCCCCCTCGTGGGGGCTGGGGATCGCGGTGTGGGCCGCCCTCGCCGTCGGTTTCGCCTTCGACTCCGCCGACGGGCAGCTCGCCCGGCTGCGCGGCGGCGGCAGCGCGGCCGGCGAATGGCTCGACCACGTGGTGGACGCCGCCAAGCTCACCGCCCTGCACTCCTGCGTGCTGATCGCCATCTACCGCTTCCCCGACGCGTACGGGACGGGTGCGGACGGCTGGCTGCTGGTGCCGCTGGGCTTCCAGTTCGCCGCGGTGGTGACCTTCTTCGGCGGGCTGCTGACCGAGAAGCTGAAGCCCAAGCCGGCTCCCGGCAGCCCGGCGGCCGCGCCGTCGACCGCGCGCGCGGTGGCCCTGCTGCCCGTGGACTACGGGGTGTTCTGCCTGGTGTTCCTGCTGCTCGGCGGCGGGAAGCTGTTCGTGTGGGCGTACGCGGGACTGGGCGTGGTCGCCGCACTGTTCCTGCTGGCGTTCCTGGCGAAGTGGTTCCGGGAGCTCAGCGCCGTTCGCCGGTGA
- a CDS encoding MFS transporter has product MITPIRRLLVGRTFAAFASALVPTTLTLALLRAGSSGDLGLVLASELLPMLLLLPVAGVAADRFPARRVVLVADLVRAGAQLATGALLMTGPSGRIPELAALAAVTGAAVAFGTPAVRTLVAAAVPEDGRLRANTRLGVATGLANVAAPAAAGSLALTVGGGWASLLTAALFALSALTLGGLRTTPVPRTAPRAAFGAELRAGWAETRRHPWFLANVLAHGVWHLAAGLLLTLGPVIAMESLGGEGSWVVVAQTGTVGMLAGVWTAGRLPLRRPLYGVAVGAAAQALPLTAFALRLPLPVTAAAFCCAMFGLGVLSPLWETEMQRRIPLETLGRVGSFDTLISFAARPLGLAVAAPLAAAVGATVPLLVAAALSAAANLSVLLLPDVRRDPEPTRSPVLR; this is encoded by the coding sequence ATGATCACGCCGATCCGGCGACTGCTCGTCGGCCGTACCTTCGCCGCCTTCGCCTCCGCGCTCGTCCCCACCACCCTCACCCTGGCCCTCCTGCGGGCCGGTTCCTCCGGCGACCTCGGCCTCGTGCTCGCCAGCGAGCTGCTGCCCATGCTGCTCCTGCTGCCCGTCGCCGGGGTGGCCGCCGACCGGTTCCCCGCCCGGCGGGTGGTGCTCGTCGCCGACCTGGTGCGGGCCGGGGCCCAACTGGCGACCGGAGCCCTGCTCATGACCGGGCCGAGCGGCCGCATCCCGGAGCTGGCGGCGCTCGCCGCCGTGACCGGAGCCGCGGTGGCCTTCGGCACGCCCGCCGTACGCACGCTCGTCGCGGCCGCGGTTCCCGAGGACGGGCGGCTGCGCGCCAACACCCGGCTCGGGGTGGCCACCGGGCTCGCGAACGTCGCGGCCCCAGCCGCCGCCGGTTCGCTGGCACTGACCGTCGGCGGCGGCTGGGCCTCGCTGCTCACAGCGGCCCTGTTCGCCCTCTCCGCGCTCACCCTCGGCGGCCTGCGCACGACCCCGGTCCCGCGGACCGCGCCGCGCGCCGCCTTCGGCGCCGAACTGCGCGCGGGCTGGGCCGAGACCCGCCGCCACCCGTGGTTCCTCGCCAACGTGCTGGCCCACGGGGTCTGGCACCTGGCGGCCGGACTGCTCCTCACCCTCGGCCCGGTGATCGCCATGGAGAGCCTGGGCGGCGAGGGCTCCTGGGTGGTCGTCGCCCAGACCGGCACGGTCGGCATGCTCGCCGGCGTCTGGACCGCCGGGCGGCTGCCGCTGCGCCGGCCGCTGTACGGGGTGGCCGTCGGGGCCGCCGCCCAGGCACTGCCCCTCACCGCCTTCGCGCTGCGGCTGCCGCTCCCGGTGACCGCGGCCGCCTTCTGCTGCGCCATGTTCGGCCTGGGGGTGCTGAGTCCGCTGTGGGAGACGGAGATGCAGCGCCGCATCCCGCTGGAGACCCTGGGCCGGGTCGGATCCTTCGACACCCTCATCTCGTTCGCCGCGCGCCCCCTGGGGCTGGCAGTGGCCGCCCCGCTGGCCGCCGCCGTCGGGGCCACGGTTCCGCTGCTGGTCGCGGCCGCCCTCAGCGCCGCCGCGAACCTGTCCGTACTGCTGCTTCCGGACGTCCGAAGAGATCCGGAACCGACCCGCTCACCCGTCCTGCGATGA
- a CDS encoding glycosyltransferase: protein MLLVSTNYAPEHAGIGPYATQIAEHWADLGHETHVLAGMPHYPAWSLEPEYKGAFQRTEQRAGVTVHRRAHTVPPRQTAVKRALFEGSILLHGAVAPPRMPKPDAVLAQMPSLAGGVLAARLAARWKVPYIPVVQDLMGAAAAQSGISGGDKAAAIAGRAEAYALKRATLVGVIHETFVDRVVGMGVDPGKIRLVPNWSHVPVPTKPRGETRHHLGWAPGETVVLHSGNMGLKQGLEVLVGAARLDPSVRFVLMGDGSQRATLSDLAADVPNLDIIPPAADGEFPDILAAADVLAVTQHAAVLDMSVPSKLTSYFQTGRPVVASVAAEGGTAQEVERSGAGVLVPPEDPEALLKAVRALAEDPEGADALGAAGPRHVAAHLSREAGLARIDALIDEALGGPRP from the coding sequence ATGCTGCTGGTTTCCACCAATTACGCTCCGGAGCACGCGGGGATCGGCCCGTATGCGACACAGATCGCGGAGCACTGGGCGGATCTCGGTCACGAGACCCACGTGCTGGCCGGCATGCCGCACTACCCGGCGTGGTCGCTCGAACCCGAGTACAAGGGGGCGTTCCAGCGCACGGAACAGCGCGCGGGGGTCACCGTGCACCGGCGTGCGCACACCGTGCCGCCGCGTCAGACCGCCGTGAAGCGGGCCCTTTTCGAAGGATCGATTCTGCTGCACGGTGCCGTGGCCCCGCCCCGGATGCCGAAGCCGGACGCGGTCCTCGCGCAGATGCCCAGCCTGGCCGGCGGAGTGCTCGCCGCCCGGCTCGCGGCGCGCTGGAAGGTCCCCTACATCCCGGTCGTCCAGGACCTGATGGGCGCCGCCGCCGCGCAGAGCGGGATCAGCGGCGGCGACAAGGCCGCCGCGATCGCCGGCCGCGCCGAGGCCTACGCCCTCAAGCGCGCCACCCTCGTCGGCGTCATCCACGAGACCTTCGTGGACCGGGTCGTGGGCATGGGCGTGGACCCGGGGAAGATCCGCCTCGTCCCCAACTGGTCGCACGTACCGGTGCCCACCAAGCCGCGCGGCGAGACCCGCCACCACCTCGGCTGGGCCCCCGGCGAGACCGTCGTCCTGCACTCCGGGAACATGGGCCTCAAGCAGGGTCTCGAAGTCCTCGTCGGCGCCGCCCGGCTGGATCCGAGCGTCCGGTTCGTCCTGATGGGCGACGGCAGTCAGCGGGCGACTCTGTCCGATCTCGCGGCGGATGTACCGAATCTGGACATCATCCCCCCTGCCGCTGACGGCGAGTTCCCGGATATCCTCGCGGCGGCGGACGTTCTCGCGGTCACGCAGCACGCCGCCGTGCTGGACATGAGCGTCCCGTCGAAGCTGACCTCGTACTTCCAGACCGGTCGGCCCGTCGTCGCCTCCGTGGCCGCGGAGGGCGGAACCGCCCAGGAGGTGGAACGCTCGGGCGCAGGGGTGCTCGTACCGCCGGAGGACCCCGAGGCCCTGCTGAAGGCCGTACGGGCCCTGGCCGAGGACCCCGAAGGCGCGGACGCACTGGGAGCGGCCGGACCCCGCCACGTGGCGGCCCATCTGAGCCGCGAAGCGGGCCTGGCCCGCATCGACGCACTGATAGACGAAGCACTTGGGGGACCCCGGCCGTGA
- the glgX gene encoding glycogen debranching protein GlgX, giving the protein MSSAAEQEAVEAVSNAAEAVRSGRAAPVPQIDGRLKERPNGQVRGQVLRVHARPGAPVWPGSSHPLGARFHHGPDGTAGTNFALWAQGAEAVEVCLFDEAGSETRCTLTEHTHEIWHGFVPGVRPGQRYGFRVHGRWDPWTGARYNPAKLLLDPYARAVDGDFTLPPEVYAHVRDWPQQYIADTVRDDRDSAPFVPKGVVVHDDDDWADDVRPKTPWADSVIYELHVRGFTMRHPGIPEELRGTYAGLAHPAAIEHLTGLGVTAVELLPVHQFAHEDHLLRRGLRNYWGYNSIGYFAPHAAYSASGTAGQQVGEFKRMVRALHAAGIEVILDVVYNHTAEAGELGPTLSLRGIDNRGYYRLQSDQRRYSDYTGCGNTLHAGRPNVLRLITDSLRYWVTEMGVDGFRFDLAAALARSMHDVDMLSPFLAVIAQDPVLRRVKLIAEPWDVGSGGYQVGAFPPLWTEWNDRYRDAVRDFWRGALPDVRDLGYRLSGSSDLYAWGGRRPYASVNFVTAHDGFTLRDLVSYERKHNEENGEANRDGTHDNRSWNCGAEGESDDPRIGVLRRRQLRNLLTTLLLSTGVPMLVAGDEFGRTQHGNNNAYCQDNETGWVDWSLLEDPAWQSLFALASRLIALRHAHPVLRRRAFFSGRSQGADGLRDLAWFTPAGAEMTERDWYAPSASLGMYLSGRDIPGRDERGRQVTDDSFLALLHTGDRPVAWVLPGAPWAEAYELVLDTSLEEQAAVPGTLHRAGEALTVPARSVLLLRVSGSRPTGASA; this is encoded by the coding sequence GTGTCGAGCGCAGCCGAGCAGGAGGCGGTGGAAGCCGTCAGCAATGCCGCGGAAGCGGTGCGGAGCGGCCGGGCCGCACCCGTACCGCAGATCGACGGCCGATTGAAGGAGCGGCCGAACGGCCAGGTCAGGGGCCAGGTGTTACGGGTGCACGCGCGCCCGGGGGCGCCGGTGTGGCCAGGGTCCTCGCATCCGCTGGGGGCCCGGTTCCACCACGGTCCGGACGGGACCGCGGGCACCAATTTCGCCCTGTGGGCGCAGGGTGCGGAGGCGGTGGAGGTGTGTCTGTTCGACGAGGCCGGCTCCGAGACCCGCTGCACCCTGACGGAGCACACGCACGAGATCTGGCACGGGTTCGTGCCGGGCGTACGCCCCGGGCAGCGGTACGGATTCCGGGTGCACGGCCGCTGGGATCCCTGGACGGGCGCCCGGTACAACCCGGCGAAGCTGCTCCTGGACCCGTACGCGCGGGCCGTGGACGGGGACTTCACGCTGCCCCCGGAGGTGTACGCGCACGTCCGGGACTGGCCGCAGCAGTACATCGCGGACACCGTGCGCGACGACCGGGACTCCGCGCCGTTCGTCCCGAAGGGCGTGGTCGTCCACGATGACGACGACTGGGCGGACGACGTCCGGCCGAAGACCCCGTGGGCCGATTCGGTGATCTACGAGCTGCACGTGCGCGGCTTCACGATGCGCCATCCGGGTATTCCCGAGGAACTGCGCGGCACCTACGCGGGCCTGGCCCACCCGGCGGCGATCGAGCACCTGACGGGGCTGGGCGTGACGGCGGTCGAGCTGCTGCCGGTGCACCAGTTCGCGCACGAGGACCATCTGCTGCGCCGGGGGCTGCGCAACTACTGGGGCTACAACTCGATCGGCTACTTCGCCCCGCACGCGGCGTACTCGGCGAGCGGTACGGCCGGGCAGCAGGTCGGGGAGTTCAAGCGGATGGTCCGGGCCCTGCACGCGGCCGGGATCGAGGTCATCCTCGACGTGGTCTACAACCACACGGCGGAGGCGGGCGAGCTGGGTCCGACGCTCTCGCTGCGCGGGATCGACAACCGGGGCTACTACCGGCTCCAGTCCGACCAGCGGCGGTACTCCGACTACACGGGCTGCGGGAACACCCTGCACGCGGGGCGCCCGAACGTGCTGCGGCTGATCACCGACTCGCTGCGCTACTGGGTCACCGAGATGGGGGTGGACGGCTTCCGCTTCGATCTGGCGGCGGCGCTGGCCCGGTCGATGCACGACGTGGACATGCTGTCGCCGTTCCTCGCGGTGATCGCCCAGGATCCGGTGCTGCGGCGGGTGAAACTCATCGCCGAGCCGTGGGACGTGGGCTCGGGCGGCTACCAGGTGGGGGCGTTCCCGCCGCTGTGGACGGAGTGGAACGACCGTTACCGGGACGCCGTACGGGACTTCTGGCGGGGTGCGCTGCCCGACGTACGGGACCTCGGCTACCGGCTGTCTGGCTCCAGCGACCTGTACGCGTGGGGCGGGCGGCGGCCGTACGCCTCGGTGAACTTCGTGACCGCGCACGACGGTTTCACCCTGCGCGACCTGGTGTCGTACGAGCGCAAGCACAACGAGGAGAACGGGGAGGCGAACCGGGACGGGACCCATGACAACCGGTCGTGGAACTGCGGGGCGGAGGGCGAGAGCGACGATCCCCGGATCGGCGTGCTGCGCCGCCGCCAGCTGCGCAACCTGCTCACCACGCTGCTGCTGTCCACGGGCGTGCCGATGCTGGTGGCCGGGGACGAGTTCGGGCGGACGCAGCACGGCAACAACAACGCGTACTGCCAGGACAACGAGACGGGCTGGGTGGACTGGTCGCTGCTGGAGGATCCGGCCTGGCAGTCGCTCTTCGCCCTGGCCTCCCGGCTGATCGCGCTGCGCCACGCCCATCCGGTGCTGCGGCGGCGGGCGTTCTTCTCGGGGCGTTCGCAGGGTGCGGACGGGCTGCGGGACCTGGCCTGGTTCACCCCGGCGGGCGCGGAGATGACGGAGCGGGACTGGTACGCGCCGTCCGCCTCGCTGGGGATGTACCTGTCGGGGCGGGACATCCCCGGCCGTGACGAGCGGGGCCGCCAGGTGACGGACGACAGCTTCCTCGCGCTGCTGCACACCGGGGACCGGCCGGTGGCGTGGGTGCTGCCGGGGGCGCCGTGGGCGGAGGCGTACGAACTGGTCCTGGACACCTCCCTGGAGGAGCAGGCAGCCGTCCCCGGGACCCTGCACCGCGCCGGGGAGGCCCTGACCGTGCCGGCCCGCTCGGTGCTCCTGCTGCGGGTCAGCGGGTCTCGACCGACAGGAGCATCCGCTTGA
- a CDS encoding adenylyltransferase/cytidyltransferase family protein — MTEHDMSDLGAPARRPYRVGYAPGAYDLFHIGHLNILRHARSQCDYLVAGVVSDEMAELAKGRRPMIPLVERLEIVRSVKYVDAAFVETVPDKVETWKQVRFDVIFKGDDWRGTPKGDRLEKDFAAHGVDVVYFPYTVHTSSTQLRRALDALAEPVQAPNQVTGERR, encoded by the coding sequence ATGACGGAGCACGACATGTCCGACCTTGGCGCGCCTGCGCGTCGACCGTACCGAGTCGGCTACGCGCCCGGCGCCTACGATCTGTTCCACATCGGACATCTCAACATCCTTCGGCACGCCCGGAGCCAGTGCGACTACCTGGTGGCCGGAGTGGTCTCGGACGAGATGGCCGAACTTGCCAAGGGGCGCCGCCCGATGATCCCGCTCGTCGAGCGGCTGGAGATCGTCCGCAGCGTGAAGTACGTCGACGCGGCCTTCGTCGAGACGGTCCCCGACAAGGTGGAGACCTGGAAGCAGGTCCGCTTCGACGTCATCTTCAAGGGCGACGACTGGCGCGGCACGCCCAAGGGCGACCGGCTGGAGAAGGACTTCGCCGCCCACGGCGTCGACGTCGTGTACTTCCCCTACACCGTGCACACTTCCAGCACCCAGCTGCGCCGGGCACTGGACGCGCTCGCGGAACCGGTCCAGGCACCAAACCAGGTCACCGGCGAACGGCGCTGA
- a CDS encoding L,D-transpeptidase, producing the protein MTRRAGAGLAAVAAWAGLLGGLAGCTQDGKAPVEIQLPGKPRSPDEAIRITPDDNAKGVPADGRLSVTVPEGRLERVVVTKVEDAQQEQVPGAIADDGLSWSPDPATGRLALAAKYTVDAVALDGHDRRQARHTTFTTYVPEERFIGYFKPENRSTVGIGMIVSFRFSQAIERRAEVERAISVTSDPGVQVVGHWFGRERLDFRPKEYWKPGTKVTVKMDLRDIEGAPGAYGIQDKTVGFTVGRSQVSTVDADAHTMEVRRNGQLVSTVPISAGAPKTTTYNGKMVVMEMFDVTRMNGQTVGFGGEYDIPDVPHAMRLTSSGTFLHGNYWSSPDTFGTTNVSHGCVGLRDDKGGGSDTPAGWFFDRTLVGDVVEVVNSQDKTVAPDNGLGGWNMSWADWVAGSAIA; encoded by the coding sequence CTGACGAGGCGGGCAGGGGCGGGCTTGGCCGCCGTGGCGGCATGGGCGGGCCTGCTGGGCGGCCTGGCCGGATGCACCCAGGACGGCAAGGCCCCGGTCGAGATCCAGCTGCCCGGCAAACCCCGCTCGCCGGACGAGGCCATCCGCATCACCCCCGACGACAACGCGAAGGGGGTCCCCGCGGACGGACGGTTGTCGGTCACCGTGCCCGAGGGCCGCCTGGAGCGGGTCGTCGTCACCAAGGTGGAGGACGCGCAGCAGGAGCAGGTCCCCGGCGCCATCGCCGACGACGGGCTCAGCTGGAGCCCCGACCCCGCGACCGGACGGCTCGCGCTCGCGGCCAAGTACACCGTGGACGCCGTCGCCCTCGACGGGCACGACCGCCGCCAGGCCCGCCACACCACCTTCACCACCTACGTTCCCGAGGAGCGGTTCATCGGCTACTTCAAGCCCGAGAACCGCTCGACCGTCGGCATCGGGATGATCGTCTCCTTCCGGTTCAGCCAGGCGATCGAGCGCCGAGCCGAAGTGGAGCGGGCCATTTCCGTCACCTCGGATCCGGGTGTGCAGGTCGTCGGCCACTGGTTCGGGCGGGAGCGGCTCGACTTCCGGCCCAAGGAGTACTGGAAGCCGGGCACCAAGGTCACCGTGAAGATGGACCTGCGCGACATCGAGGGCGCGCCCGGCGCGTACGGCATCCAGGACAAGACCGTCGGCTTCACCGTCGGCCGCTCCCAGGTCTCCACGGTGGACGCGGACGCGCACACCATGGAGGTCCGCCGGAACGGGCAGCTGGTGTCGACCGTGCCGATCAGCGCCGGGGCGCCCAAGACCACCACCTACAACGGCAAGATGGTGGTGATGGAGATGTTCGACGTCACCCGCATGAACGGCCAGACCGTCGGCTTCGGCGGCGAGTACGACATCCCCGACGTCCCGCACGCCATGCGGCTCACCTCCTCCGGAACCTTCCTGCACGGGAACTACTGGTCCAGCCCCGACACCTTCGGCACCACCAACGTGAGCCACGGCTGCGTGGGCCTGCGCGACGACAAGGGCGGCGGCTCCGACACCCCGGCCGGCTGGTTCTTCGACCGGACCCTCGTCGGGGACGTGGTGGAGGTCGTGAACTCGCAGGACAAGACGGTCGCCCCGGACAACGGGCTGGGCGGCTGGAACATGTCCTGGGCGGACTGGGTCGCCGGCTCCGCCATCGCCTGA
- a CDS encoding MarR family winged helix-turn-helix transcriptional regulator, with amino-acid sequence MGTETGAIRARTPGPAEVPAEGPAAGPAEDSVDRHIARWTGKVPFDVPTEAVITRIQLLAKHVSHGKERALAETGLQAFEFETMHRLASRGAPWRAPSAELAAELLLSPAGMTGRLDTLEKSGLVRRLRAAADRRRVDVELTEEGRRRWTDAMRWRGIAEAEMIGPLDDAERAALAALLKRMLLSVETR; translated from the coding sequence ATGGGAACCGAGACGGGTGCGATCCGGGCGCGCACGCCCGGGCCGGCCGAGGTGCCGGCCGAGGGGCCGGCCGCAGGGCCGGCCGAGGACTCGGTCGACCGGCACATCGCCCGGTGGACGGGCAAAGTGCCCTTCGACGTGCCCACCGAGGCCGTCATCACCCGCATCCAGCTCCTCGCCAAGCACGTGTCGCACGGCAAGGAACGGGCACTGGCGGAGACCGGCCTCCAGGCCTTCGAGTTCGAGACGATGCACCGGCTCGCCTCCCGCGGCGCACCCTGGCGGGCACCCTCCGCAGAGCTGGCCGCCGAACTGCTCCTCTCCCCGGCCGGGATGACCGGCCGCCTCGACACCCTGGAGAAGTCCGGCCTGGTCCGCCGGCTGCGCGCCGCCGCCGACCGCCGCCGGGTCGACGTGGAGCTCACCGAGGAGGGCCGCCGGCGGTGGACCGACGCCATGCGCTGGCGCGGCATCGCCGAGGCCGAGATGATCGGGCCCCTCGACGACGCCGAACGCGCAGCGCTCGCCGCCCTCCTCAAGCGGATGCTCCTGTCGGTCGAGACCCGCTGA